A genomic region of Fodinisporobacter ferrooxydans contains the following coding sequences:
- the yfmH gene encoding EF-P 5-aminopentanol modification-associated protein YfmH, with protein sequence MDSKTYGKLQETLYHERLENGLEVYILPKPGFQQTFATFSTKYGSIDNHFVLPTTGEEVQVPDGIAHFLEHKMFEEEDHDVFQDFAAHGASANAFTSFDITTYLFSSTSDLPENLTTLIDFVQRPYFTDENVEKEKGIIGQEIKMYEDNPDWRCYFGILQGLYQKHPVHIDIAGTVESIAKISKELLYTCYNTFYHPSNMLVFIVGNVDPEAAMQLIRENQQQKTYKEQPEIKRIYPKEPAQAAKERLENKLPVSIPRCIFGFKEASMGLRGNELLTRELAIGLVMDAIFGKSSSLFQELLNDGLIDQHFSWEYEIAPTYGHSIIGGNSKDPDRLMQRVQEALRTYLEQGVPKEELERCRRKTIGRFMAGLDSPRYISRNFTSYRFRDVDFFDTLDILQTVTYEACMQHMKEHVDFGRWSSSIVWPTDQAE encoded by the coding sequence ATGGATAGTAAAACATATGGGAAGCTTCAAGAAACATTGTATCATGAGCGCCTGGAAAACGGGTTGGAAGTATATATTTTGCCGAAGCCGGGCTTTCAGCAAACGTTTGCCACATTTTCCACCAAGTATGGTTCCATCGACAACCACTTTGTCTTGCCGACAACCGGCGAAGAAGTCCAAGTCCCGGATGGAATTGCCCATTTTCTTGAGCATAAAATGTTTGAGGAAGAAGACCATGACGTATTTCAGGATTTCGCCGCACATGGGGCGTCTGCCAATGCGTTTACAAGCTTTGACATAACGACATATTTATTTTCTTCCACAAGCGACCTGCCGGAAAATCTGACGACATTGATCGATTTTGTCCAACGGCCGTATTTTACCGATGAGAACGTGGAAAAAGAAAAAGGAATCATCGGACAGGAAATCAAAATGTACGAAGACAATCCGGATTGGCGCTGCTACTTCGGCATATTGCAAGGATTGTATCAAAAGCATCCGGTGCACATCGATATTGCGGGAACGGTCGAGAGCATTGCGAAAATCTCGAAGGAGTTGCTCTATACCTGTTACAACACGTTTTACCATCCAAGCAATATGCTGGTGTTTATCGTCGGCAATGTAGATCCCGAAGCGGCGATGCAGCTCATTCGGGAAAATCAGCAGCAGAAAACATATAAAGAACAGCCGGAAATCAAGCGCATCTACCCGAAAGAGCCTGCACAGGCAGCCAAGGAGCGGCTGGAAAACAAACTGCCTGTCAGTATTCCACGCTGTATATTTGGATTTAAAGAAGCTTCCATGGGACTGCGTGGAAATGAATTATTAACCCGTGAGTTGGCGATTGGGTTAGTGATGGATGCCATTTTCGGAAAAAGCTCTTCGCTGTTCCAGGAATTATTAAATGATGGGCTTATCGACCAACATTTTAGCTGGGAATATGAAATAGCTCCAACCTATGGCCATTCGATTATAGGAGGGAATTCCAAGGATCCGGATCGATTGATGCAAAGGGTGCAAGAAGCGTTGCGAACGTATCTTGAGCAAGGCGTTCCGAAAGAGGAATTGGAGCGTTGCAGACGAAAGACGATCGGCCGCTTTATGGCTGGACTCGACAGCCCCCGATATATTTCCAGGAATTTTACATCGTACCGCTTCCGGGATGTAGATTTTTTTGACACGTTGGATATTTTGCAAACCGTAACATATGAAGCGTGTATGCAGCATATGAAGGAACATGTTGACTTTGGCCGTTGGAGCAGTTCCATCGTCTGGCCGACCGACCAGGCGGAATAG
- the yfmF gene encoding EF-P 5-aminopentanol modification-associated protein YfmF: MTEFVTQRQAGVTIHVLPTDQFKVNTIVVNFHRPLYESMATGTALVPYLLMRGTKTYRDAQALQTALDDLYGAAINGYIVKKGERQIVEFVLQVPNEQFLNANEPLLDQALSVLQEILFHPRLDANAFPKDQVEKEKALHKERILSIIDDKIAYASERCLETMCKDEPFGVPRLGTVEQLEKLTHEELYQTYTQVLQASDIHVYVIGQLDPDTMFKKIGDVFQQNPFANRKPDFPSIQIRSKRSEVQTIVEHMDVNQGKLNIGYRTGTTHGDELYPAMIVYNGILGGFPHSKLFINVREKASLAYYASSRLESLKGILYVQSGIEIQNYEKALSIIQQQFEEMKTGNISEQEFAFTRDGLLNQYRTLQDQPVNIADLYTNGVVSGTTRTIAEMMEAIQHVTVEQVVQFAQRVQLDTVYFLRDQEVRQDG; this comes from the coding sequence ATGACCGAGTTTGTAACGCAACGCCAAGCCGGTGTTACGATTCACGTTTTACCGACAGATCAATTTAAAGTCAATACGATCGTTGTCAATTTTCATCGACCCTTATATGAATCGATGGCAACCGGGACTGCCTTGGTTCCGTATCTTCTCATGCGCGGTACAAAAACGTATCGAGACGCGCAAGCACTGCAAACCGCATTGGATGATTTGTATGGTGCCGCTATAAATGGATATATTGTAAAAAAGGGAGAACGGCAAATTGTTGAATTTGTGCTGCAGGTGCCCAACGAACAGTTTTTAAATGCGAATGAGCCGCTGCTCGATCAGGCGCTTTCCGTGTTGCAAGAAATTTTGTTCCATCCCCGTTTGGATGCAAACGCATTTCCAAAGGATCAAGTCGAAAAGGAAAAGGCGCTGCACAAAGAACGGATCCTGAGCATTATCGACGATAAAATCGCCTATGCATCCGAACGGTGTCTGGAAACGATGTGCAAAGATGAGCCATTTGGCGTACCGCGACTTGGAACGGTCGAGCAATTGGAGAAACTGACACATGAGGAATTGTATCAAACATATACACAAGTGCTGCAAGCATCGGATATCCATGTGTATGTAATCGGACAGCTCGATCCGGATACGATGTTCAAAAAAATCGGAGACGTGTTTCAGCAAAATCCCTTTGCCAATCGGAAACCGGATTTTCCAAGCATCCAAATACGCTCCAAGCGCAGTGAAGTGCAGACGATTGTCGAACATATGGATGTGAATCAAGGCAAGTTGAATATCGGATATCGGACAGGGACGACACATGGGGATGAACTGTATCCGGCGATGATCGTATATAATGGCATACTGGGCGGATTTCCACATTCCAAACTATTTATCAATGTCCGGGAAAAAGCCAGTCTTGCCTATTATGCTTCCAGTCGTCTGGAGAGTCTGAAAGGGATTTTGTATGTGCAGTCCGGCATTGAAATTCAAAACTATGAAAAAGCGTTGTCGATCATTCAGCAGCAATTTGAAGAAATGAAAACGGGAAATATCTCCGAACAGGAATTTGCGTTTACGCGTGACGGCTTGCTGAATCAATACCGCACGCTTCAGGATCAGCCGGTAAATATTGCAGATCTTTATACAAACGGAGTTGTCAGCGGCACAACCCGAACGATTGCAGAGATGATGGAAGCCATCCAACATGTGACGGTGGAACAAGTGGTTCAATTTGCGCAGCGGGTTCAATTGGACACGGTGTATTTCTTGCGGGATCAAGAGGTGAGACAAGATGGATAG
- the folD gene encoding bifunctional methylenetetrahydrofolate dehydrogenase/methenyltetrahydrofolate cyclohydrolase FolD → MNAVVLNGKHVAAELQQQLKHDVEKLKLQNITPGLAVLLIGDDPASHTYVRAKEKAAAEVGIYSVVFRMPETVTQQQVIDRIQQLNQDDSIHGILVQLPLPKHIDVRTVIDAIDPEKDVDGFHPVNIGNMQLGKDAFLPCTPFGVLHLLKQYNIDLQGKNTVIVGHSHIVGRPLATLLLNENATVSVCHAYTKNLKEMTRMADILIVAVGKKHLITADMVKPGAVVIDVGINREKNRIYGDCDFDEIQSVASYITPVPGGVGPMTISMLLYNTVAAARRQADRLVTV, encoded by the coding sequence TTGAATGCTGTCGTGTTGAACGGAAAACATGTTGCCGCCGAGCTACAACAACAATTAAAACATGACGTCGAAAAACTAAAATTGCAAAACATAACACCTGGCTTGGCCGTACTTTTGATCGGGGATGATCCCGCTTCCCATACGTATGTGCGGGCGAAAGAAAAAGCAGCGGCAGAAGTGGGGATTTATTCCGTCGTTTTTCGAATGCCAGAGACGGTAACACAGCAACAAGTGATCGATCGGATTCAACAATTGAATCAGGACGATTCGATACACGGCATCTTGGTACAACTTCCTTTACCCAAGCATATTGATGTGCGAACTGTGATTGATGCGATTGATCCTGAAAAAGATGTGGACGGGTTTCATCCTGTAAATATCGGCAACATGCAGTTGGGCAAAGATGCGTTTTTGCCTTGTACTCCGTTTGGCGTTTTGCATCTCTTGAAACAATACAATATCGACCTGCAGGGAAAAAATACGGTCATTGTGGGTCATAGCCATATCGTTGGGCGGCCCTTGGCAACATTGCTGCTGAACGAAAACGCAACCGTTTCCGTTTGTCATGCCTATACGAAGAATCTGAAGGAAATGACGCGGATGGCAGACATTTTAATCGTCGCCGTCGGCAAGAAGCATTTGATTACAGCTGATATGGTGAAGCCTGGTGCGGTTGTCATCGATGTAGGAATCAATCGGGAGAAAAATCGAATCTATGGCGATTGCGATTTTGATGAAATTCAATCGGTTGCCTCTTATATCACGCCTGTACCCGGCGGAGTTGGTCCGATGACGATATCGATGCTTTTGTACAATACAGTTGCGGCTGCCAGGCGGCAAGCGGATCGCCTTGTAACGGTCTAA
- the gerPC gene encoding spore germination protein GerPC, with product MYNMFGMPGIHDVWIMLQQLQQRVERLERENEQLKQQLQMAMRIKRLEYHIEELHVRNLRGTLNIGITAQGSEKDLQNMIGELQSKENGPFHLKGEIGSPVLDDDDS from the coding sequence ATGTATAATATGTTTGGAATGCCGGGAATACATGATGTGTGGATCATGCTTCAACAGTTGCAGCAGCGGGTGGAACGTTTGGAACGAGAAAATGAGCAGTTGAAACAACAGTTGCAGATGGCGATGCGGATCAAGCGCCTGGAATATCATATTGAAGAACTCCATGTGCGAAATTTGCGCGGAACCTTAAATATAGGAATCACAGCACAAGGAAGTGAAAAAGACTTGCAAAATATGATCGGAGAGCTTCAATCCAAAGAAAATGGCCCATTTCATCTGAAAGGGGAAATCGGCTCTCCTGTTTTGGACGATGACGATTCATAA
- a CDS encoding Hsp20/alpha crystallin family protein has product MEDQNHLQDWTEYARAYLGDSFWNEIMTIMQTYSLGFPQTDIENAGKQSTWETKEAKETKETKGPRIDLFQTTHDLIACVEVPGIEHVNEIDVRIDGQTLLIAGRLRTKYPKDLAILSERCTGRFERHVHLPVPILKDAVTAKYAHGLLEIRMPIIRQPKQKKIRVE; this is encoded by the coding sequence ATGGAAGACCAAAATCACTTGCAAGATTGGACGGAATACGCAAGAGCATACCTGGGAGATTCTTTTTGGAATGAGATTATGACAATCATGCAGACATATTCACTGGGGTTTCCGCAAACGGATATCGAAAATGCAGGCAAGCAGTCAACTTGGGAAACAAAGGAAGCAAAGGAAACAAAGGAAACAAAGGGACCGCGTATTGATCTATTTCAGACAACACATGATCTGATCGCCTGTGTCGAAGTTCCGGGAATTGAGCATGTAAACGAGATTGATGTCCGTATTGACGGACAAACGTTGCTCATTGCGGGACGTTTGCGAACCAAATATCCGAAAGACCTTGCCATTCTTTCGGAGCGATGCACAGGCCGTTTTGAGCGGCATGTGCATCTGCCTGTCCCAATTCTGAAAGATGCCGTGACGGCAAAATATGCCCATGGACTGCTGGAGATCCGGATGCCGATCATTCGACAGCCAAAACAGAAAAAAATCCGGGTAGAATAA